A window from Triticum aestivum cultivar Chinese Spring chromosome 6D, IWGSC CS RefSeq v2.1, whole genome shotgun sequence encodes these proteins:
- the LOC123142057 gene encoding uncharacterized protein — protein sequence MSTAAASRPSGPILLTPFPNYQSASLSRVKLPAGGASRSPTKSVSVSSPRSSPAGGAATAKIRRTCMCSPTNHPGSFRCSLHKERKQEVPAAGSCRKPSSPPSPPSKRTDSPFAQLGPISSGCTKGAGRTLPQLAPMGSGHWARRALAPSPTAQQVQYRKRASRFHAGPSRLSAASMAGHRAGGSIQ from the coding sequence ATGTCGACGGCGGCTGCATCTCGGCCCAGCGGCCCCATCCTTTTGACTCCCTTTCCCAACTACCAATCCGCCTCGCTCTCTCGTGTCAAGCTCCCCGCCGGCGGCGCCAGCCGCTCGCCAACCAAGTCCGTCAGCGTCTCGTCTCCCCGCTCCTCCCCCGCGGGCGGCGCCGCCACCGCGAAGATCCGTCGGACATGCATGTGCTCTCCGACGAACCACCCCGGCTCGTTCCGCTGCAGCCTCCACAAGGAGCGCAAGCAGGAGGTCCCAGCCGCAGGCAGCTGCAGGAAGCCATCCTCCCCGCCTTCGCCGCCGTCGAAGCGCACGGACAGCCCGTTCGCGCAGCTCGGCCCCATCAGCAGCGGCTGCACTAAGGGCGCGGGCCGCACTCTGCCACAGCTCGCTCCCATGGGGAGCGGGCACTGGGCGCGCAGGGCCCTCGCGCCGTCCCCCACGGCGCAGCAGGTGCAGTACAGAAAGCGCGCGAGCCGGTTCCATGCCGGGCCAAGCCGGCTCTCCGCAGCCTCCATGGCCGGCCACCGCGCAGGCGGCAGCATCCAGTAA